One Castanea sativa cultivar Marrone di Chiusa Pesio chromosome 4, ASM4071231v1 DNA window includes the following coding sequences:
- the LOC142630623 gene encoding histone deacetylase 14, chloroplastic isoform X2, producing MHLQAFSPFPSSAGNVIFFVRHHLYKWKSHIRIDVDGKFVGGQFSPKKLRRGRRCFSRSIGGASISCSNSMGKDLYVPSNEKITNARLIYAVAPAMGHNQESHPESNFRVPAIVSALGKMELTPKIRGSEIIELQNFKPASVDDIASVHARAYVSGLEKAMDQASQEGIIFIDGSGPTYATSTVAASKNCLDPPVGFALIRPPGHHAIPKGPMGFCVFGNVAIAARYAQRVHGLKRVFIIDFDVHHGNGTNDAFYDDPDIFFLSTHQDGSYPGTGKVDEVGHGDGEGTTLNLPLPGGSGDIAMTTVFDEVIVPCAQRFKPDIILVSAGYDGHVLDPLASLQFTTGTYYTLASNIKQLAKDLCGGRCVFFLEGGYNLDSLSYSVADSFRAFLGERSLASEFDNPAILYDEPSTKVKQVIQRVKHTHSL from the exons atGCATCTCCAAGCATTTTCTCCATTTCCATCTTCTGCAG GAAATGTGATATTTTTTGTGCGGCATCATCTATACAAGTGGAAAAGTCATATTAGAATTGACGTGGATGGGAAATTTGTGGGGGGTCAATTTTCCCCAAAGAAATTGAGAAGAGGAAGGAGATGTTTCTCAAGAAGTATTGGAGGAGCTTCCATTTCTTGTTCAAATAGTATGGGGAAGGATCTGTATGTTCCTTCTAATGAAAAGATCACTAATGCAAGGCTGATTTATGCTGTTGCTCCTGCCATGGGTCACAACCAG GAGTCTCATCCAGAATCTAATTTTAGAGTTCCTGCAATTGTTAGTGCTCTTGGAAAGATGGAACTGACTCCAAAG ATCCGTGGCTCAGAGATCATTGaacttcaaaatttcaaacctgCTTCTGTAGATGACATTGCAAGTGTTCACGCAAGAGCCTATGTATCAGGCCTTGAGAAG GCAATGGATCAAGCTTCACAAGAGGGTATTATATTCATTGATGGTTCTGGGCCAACATATGCTACTTCCACT GTTGCAGCATCAAAAAATTGCCTGGATCCACCTGTGGGCTTTGCTTTGATAAGACCTCCAGGACATCATGCTATTCCAAAGGGACCTATGGGGTTCTGTGTTTTCGGAAATGTGGCCATTGCAGCTCGTTACGCCCAACGTGTACATGGGTTGAAGCGTGTGTTTAtcattgattttgatgttcACCATGGAAATGGGACAAACGACGCTTTTTATGATGATCCAgatatatttttcctttcaacTCACCAA GATGGAAGCTACCCTGGTACTGGTAAAGTTGATGAGGTAGGTCATGGAGATGGTGAAGGAACAACATTAAATTTGCCTCTACCTGGAGGGTCAGGTGATATTGCCATGACAACTGTGTTTGATGAAGTTATCGTACCCTGTGCTCAAAGGTTTAAGCCGGATATAATTCTTGTTTCTGCTGG GTATGATGGTCATGTATTGGATCCACTAGCCAGTCTGCAGTTCACAACAGGAACATACTACACGCTAGCGTCCAATATTAAACAACTTGCCAAAGATCTATGTGGGGGTCGATGTGTGTTTTTCTTAGAAGGGGGATACAATCTCGATTCTCTTTCATACTCAGTGGCAGATTCATTTCGTGCTTTTCTTGGGGAGAGGAGTTTGGCATCTGAGTTTGACAACCCTGCCATTTTGTATGATGAACCATCAACCAAGGTTAAGCAAGTGATTCAGAGGGTGAAGCACACACATTCCCTGTGA
- the LOC142630623 gene encoding histone deacetylase 14, chloroplastic isoform X1: MHLQAFSPFPSSAGNVIFFVRHHLYKWKSHIRIDVDGKFVGGQFSPKKLRRGRRCFSRSIGGASISCSNSMGKDLYVPSNEKITNARLIYAVAPAMGHNQESHPESNFRVPAIVSALGKMELTPKIRGSEIIELQNFKPASVDDIASVHARAYVSGLEKAMDQASQEGIIFIDGSGPTYATSTTFHESLVAAGAGITLVDSVVAASKNCLDPPVGFALIRPPGHHAIPKGPMGFCVFGNVAIAARYAQRVHGLKRVFIIDFDVHHGNGTNDAFYDDPDIFFLSTHQDGSYPGTGKVDEVGHGDGEGTTLNLPLPGGSGDIAMTTVFDEVIVPCAQRFKPDIILVSAGYDGHVLDPLASLQFTTGTYYTLASNIKQLAKDLCGGRCVFFLEGGYNLDSLSYSVADSFRAFLGERSLASEFDNPAILYDEPSTKVKQVIQRVKHTHSL; the protein is encoded by the exons atGCATCTCCAAGCATTTTCTCCATTTCCATCTTCTGCAG GAAATGTGATATTTTTTGTGCGGCATCATCTATACAAGTGGAAAAGTCATATTAGAATTGACGTGGATGGGAAATTTGTGGGGGGTCAATTTTCCCCAAAGAAATTGAGAAGAGGAAGGAGATGTTTCTCAAGAAGTATTGGAGGAGCTTCCATTTCTTGTTCAAATAGTATGGGGAAGGATCTGTATGTTCCTTCTAATGAAAAGATCACTAATGCAAGGCTGATTTATGCTGTTGCTCCTGCCATGGGTCACAACCAG GAGTCTCATCCAGAATCTAATTTTAGAGTTCCTGCAATTGTTAGTGCTCTTGGAAAGATGGAACTGACTCCAAAG ATCCGTGGCTCAGAGATCATTGaacttcaaaatttcaaacctgCTTCTGTAGATGACATTGCAAGTGTTCACGCAAGAGCCTATGTATCAGGCCTTGAGAAG GCAATGGATCAAGCTTCACAAGAGGGTATTATATTCATTGATGGTTCTGGGCCAACATATGCTACTTCCACT ACATTTCATGAATCACTAGTTGCAGCTGGAGCAGGAATCACCTTAGTTGATTCAGTG GTTGCAGCATCAAAAAATTGCCTGGATCCACCTGTGGGCTTTGCTTTGATAAGACCTCCAGGACATCATGCTATTCCAAAGGGACCTATGGGGTTCTGTGTTTTCGGAAATGTGGCCATTGCAGCTCGTTACGCCCAACGTGTACATGGGTTGAAGCGTGTGTTTAtcattgattttgatgttcACCATGGAAATGGGACAAACGACGCTTTTTATGATGATCCAgatatatttttcctttcaacTCACCAA GATGGAAGCTACCCTGGTACTGGTAAAGTTGATGAGGTAGGTCATGGAGATGGTGAAGGAACAACATTAAATTTGCCTCTACCTGGAGGGTCAGGTGATATTGCCATGACAACTGTGTTTGATGAAGTTATCGTACCCTGTGCTCAAAGGTTTAAGCCGGATATAATTCTTGTTTCTGCTGG GTATGATGGTCATGTATTGGATCCACTAGCCAGTCTGCAGTTCACAACAGGAACATACTACACGCTAGCGTCCAATATTAAACAACTTGCCAAAGATCTATGTGGGGGTCGATGTGTGTTTTTCTTAGAAGGGGGATACAATCTCGATTCTCTTTCATACTCAGTGGCAGATTCATTTCGTGCTTTTCTTGGGGAGAGGAGTTTGGCATCTGAGTTTGACAACCCTGCCATTTTGTATGATGAACCATCAACCAAGGTTAAGCAAGTGATTCAGAGGGTGAAGCACACACATTCCCTGTGA